Proteins encoded in a region of the Balaenoptera ricei isolate mBalRic1 chromosome 19, mBalRic1.hap2, whole genome shotgun sequence genome:
- the NANOS2 gene encoding nanos homolog 2 has product MQLPPFDMWKDYFNLSHVVLALIQSRGQGPEAQGTGEPRPGPQLEQDQGQGGQGASGGLVTLCNFCKHNGESRHVYSSHQLKTPEGVVVCPILRHYVCPLCGATGDQAHTLKYCPLNGGQQSLYRRSGRNSAGRKVKR; this is encoded by the coding sequence ATGCAGCTGCCACCCTTCGACATGTGGAAGGACTACTTCAACCTGAGCCACGTGGTGTTGGCACTGATCCAGAGTCGGGGGCAAGGGCCAGAGGCCCAAGGGACCGGGGAGCCGAGACCTGGGCCCCAGCTGGAGCAGGAtcaggggcagggagggcagggggccagCGGGGGGCTGGTCACCCTGTGTAACTTTTGCAAACACAACGGGGAGTCTCGCCACGTGTACTCCTCGCACCAGCTGAAGACACCAGAGGGCGTGGTGGTGTGTCCCATCCTGCGGCACTACGTGTGTCCCCTGTGCGGGGCCACGGGGGACCAGGCCCACACACTCAAGTACTGCCCGCTAAACGGAGGCCAGCAGTCTCTCTACCGCCGCAGTGGACGCAATTCGGCCGGCCGCAAGGTCAAGCGCTGA